A genomic stretch from Phycisphaerae bacterium includes:
- a CDS encoding SPOR domain-containing protein — MSKGIALSKIGRSTSRWKRRRWIGPRLHAVFTLPLVAGCTELPHGAKQELNKAGEDYRRQDYGGAQTKLDGIISTYHAYSGVAEAHYLRALVYVKQSNKAGALADAERCLALSQDKALTSQAAAMAGTLAFEAGDEARALYHFARALKGLPEKPPTDLVRYRYAVCLQHEGRWTEARREFGTVVQRYPQSTITENARRMYEWKGDYFAIQCGAYQDQSSATKQMKKLRTAGLSPRIESQSRLGKTLYMVFVGQYPKYAAAQEALRSIRAKVPNAVIAP; from the coding sequence ATGTCAAAGGGCATCGCACTCAGCAAGATCGGCCGATCGACCAGCCGTTGGAAGCGGCGGCGCTGGATCGGGCCGCGGCTGCATGCCGTGTTCACGCTCCCATTGGTGGCGGGTTGCACGGAACTTCCCCACGGCGCGAAGCAGGAATTAAATAAAGCGGGCGAGGATTACCGCCGGCAGGATTACGGCGGGGCGCAGACCAAACTCGACGGAATCATCTCCACGTATCACGCGTACTCGGGCGTGGCGGAGGCTCACTACCTGCGGGCGCTGGTTTACGTGAAACAGTCCAACAAAGCGGGTGCGTTGGCGGATGCCGAGCGTTGCCTCGCGCTTTCGCAAGATAAAGCACTGACGTCACAGGCGGCGGCGATGGCCGGAACGCTCGCCTTTGAGGCGGGCGACGAGGCCAGGGCCCTGTACCATTTCGCCCGGGCCTTGAAGGGACTTCCGGAAAAGCCGCCGACCGACCTCGTGCGCTATCGCTATGCCGTCTGCCTGCAACACGAGGGACGCTGGACAGAGGCGCGGCGCGAGTTCGGGACGGTCGTTCAGCGCTATCCCCAGAGCACGATCACCGAAAACGCCCGGCGGATGTACGAATGGAAGGGAGACTACTTCGCGATTCAGTGTGGGGCGTACCAGGACCAATCGTCGGCCACCAAACAGATGAAGAAGCTGCGGACGGCGGGACTCTCCCCGCGGATCGAAAGCCAGTCGCGGCTGGGAAAGACGCTGTACATGGTCTTCGTCGGCCAATACCCGAAGTACGCTGCGGCGCAGGAGGCGTTGCGGTCGATCCGGGCGAAGGTTCCGAACGCGGTGATCGCGCCCTAG
- the lptD gene encoding LPS assembly protein LptD, protein MQRIVIAIASAALLALCAPLDSFAQSETGNAGALPAAGDDPGEFGHIEPVLPPGISDFNLEFFGRLAYTWTQPDGTKVIEVQGDFEGRMGQYLLKSRKGIAWFQKKKWQNKPYLEVEIFLWQDAEVHQPAGTLDTGPALLVTLRTFGTLVLNADAHSPTSNADGELYREGSKVRKLLIAAPPEKADKSASPLQVAPTAEKLRLQRPKTAKKVDFTAEKLSYEQHDNQSVVIAIGDVLVSQGSPAQSGEFVEIRADAAVVYMNQEQLDKSVPGFVDQPGSPSEKKEPPPAERSAPKIEEEKSRDAARAAREWAQAVYLEGDVVLTRGQRMIRASRLYYDFEQERALILDVVTRAVEPTRSLPIYVRAEEVRQLSATEYEADKAQFTTSEFHTPHVAIGADKVVLVDRTPKNEAGDAIGVEAGTYRAYHTTMNLEGLPIAYWPFSRGDFSRDRMAFRSAKFGYNGDFGATFETRWYLFNLMGLETPEGYDATLKLDYFTDRGPAAGIDMDYEREDYMGLLRTYYINDHGDDDFGGERGNIPPDHDNRGRALWRHRQFLPKDWELNLEAAYLSDDNFLESYERNEFENGKEQETAIYLLKRQDNWQVSTLANWRLNDFLTQTEHLPDGRFTLIGEPLGEFATAYSDSHLGVVRYRYDDRRFWNGQDRRDNTGSTGSVVRGDTREELTFPLPDFGPVKLTPYVMGRASAYDDGPSGWYESNSGGFGRVFGAYGLRGNMMLSKVDDTVESSLLDLHRLRHIIKPDFGLWNAHSNRHPDELTPFDSGIEDTDDFGGGTVGVRQKFQTQRGRPGEYRTVDWIVFDVEAGFFSNKEKSEDVPNEVYGKHNRPIYAFDPPVKSNRSHGDYIFSRPEDSISSNFLATNFQYRLSDSTVLVHDNVFDVNRGNVGTSNISLAVEREPRLAYFFGWRYIHDTSSNIIAFGGNYKLSEKHTVAIRELYDIDEGRNVSTELVYVRRWPRWYSAVTLDVDKTLDDVGINISFWPEGAPNLGLGSKRYTGLGDSVGLNVR, encoded by the coding sequence ATGCAAAGGATTGTCATTGCCATTGCGTCGGCCGCCCTCCTCGCGCTGTGCGCGCCGCTTGACTCCTTTGCTCAATCCGAAACGGGAAACGCCGGGGCACTACCCGCCGCAGGGGACGATCCCGGCGAATTCGGCCACATCGAACCGGTCTTGCCTCCGGGCATCAGCGACTTCAACCTGGAATTCTTCGGAAGGCTGGCGTACACGTGGACGCAGCCCGATGGCACAAAGGTCATCGAGGTCCAGGGCGATTTCGAGGGCCGCATGGGGCAATATCTTCTGAAGAGCCGCAAGGGTATTGCGTGGTTCCAGAAGAAGAAGTGGCAGAACAAGCCTTATCTCGAAGTTGAGATCTTCCTTTGGCAGGACGCCGAAGTCCATCAACCGGCCGGGACCCTCGACACCGGCCCGGCTCTGCTTGTCACCCTTCGCACCTTCGGAACCCTCGTCCTGAACGCCGACGCGCACTCGCCCACCTCGAACGCCGACGGAGAACTGTACAGGGAGGGCTCCAAGGTTCGAAAGCTCTTGATCGCCGCGCCGCCGGAGAAAGCCGACAAGTCCGCCTCCCCTCTCCAGGTGGCCCCGACGGCCGAGAAGTTGCGCCTGCAGCGGCCCAAGACCGCCAAGAAAGTCGATTTCACAGCCGAGAAACTTTCCTACGAGCAACACGACAACCAGTCCGTCGTCATCGCCATTGGCGATGTCCTCGTTTCCCAGGGCTCACCGGCCCAAAGCGGAGAATTCGTGGAGATTCGCGCGGACGCCGCCGTCGTCTACATGAACCAGGAGCAACTCGACAAGTCCGTTCCGGGCTTCGTGGACCAGCCGGGTTCGCCTTCGGAAAAAAAAGAACCGCCCCCCGCCGAACGCAGCGCGCCGAAAATTGAAGAAGAAAAAAGCCGCGACGCCGCCCGTGCCGCACGCGAATGGGCTCAGGCCGTGTACCTTGAAGGGGACGTCGTTCTCACGCGCGGACAACGGATGATCCGCGCGTCGCGCCTGTATTACGACTTTGAGCAGGAACGCGCCCTCATTCTCGACGTCGTTACTCGCGCCGTGGAACCGACGCGCTCGCTGCCCATCTACGTACGGGCCGAGGAAGTTCGCCAACTTTCCGCAACGGAGTATGAAGCCGACAAGGCCCAGTTCACCACCAGCGAATTCCACACGCCCCACGTCGCCATCGGCGCGGACAAGGTCGTGCTGGTCGACCGCACGCCGAAGAACGAGGCGGGCGATGCCATCGGCGTCGAGGCCGGCACATACCGGGCGTATCACACGACCATGAACCTGGAGGGCCTGCCCATCGCTTACTGGCCCTTTTCCCGCGGCGATTTCTCCCGCGATCGAATGGCCTTCCGCTCCGCCAAGTTCGGCTACAACGGCGACTTCGGGGCCACGTTCGAGACCCGCTGGTATCTCTTCAACCTCATGGGCCTCGAAACGCCGGAGGGCTACGACGCCACGCTCAAACTGGACTACTTCACCGACCGCGGCCCCGCAGCCGGTATCGACATGGACTACGAGCGCGAGGACTACATGGGCCTCCTTCGCACGTACTACATCAACGACCACGGCGACGATGACTTCGGCGGCGAGCGCGGCAACATCCCGCCCGATCATGACAACCGCGGTCGCGCCCTCTGGCGACACCGTCAGTTCCTCCCCAAGGACTGGGAATTGAATCTCGAAGCCGCCTACCTTAGCGACGACAATTTCCTCGAATCCTATGAACGTAACGAATTCGAGAACGGCAAGGAGCAGGAGACCGCCATCTACCTCCTCAAGCGCCAGGATAACTGGCAGGTCTCTACCCTCGCCAATTGGCGCCTCAACGATTTTCTCACCCAGACCGAACACCTCCCCGACGGTCGCTTCACCCTCATCGGCGAGCCACTCGGCGAATTTGCCACCGCCTACAGCGACTCGCACCTCGGCGTTGTCCGCTACCGTTATGACGATCGTCGCTTCTGGAACGGCCAGGACCGTCGAGACAATACGGGGTCGACGGGCTCCGTCGTACGCGGCGACACCCGCGAAGAACTCACCTTTCCATTACCTGATTTTGGCCCCGTCAAGCTGACTCCCTATGTGATGGGCCGAGCGAGCGCCTACGATGACGGCCCCAGCGGCTGGTATGAAAGCAATAGCGGCGGGTTCGGCCGTGTATTCGGGGCCTATGGTCTTCGCGGTAACATGATGCTCAGCAAGGTAGACGACACCGTCGAGTCCTCTCTGCTCGACCTCCACCGCTTGAGGCACATCATCAAGCCCGACTTCGGCCTTTGGAATGCCCACTCCAACCGGCACCCGGACGAATTGACGCCCTTTGATTCGGGCATCGAGGATACCGATGATTTCGGCGGCGGGACCGTAGGCGTCCGCCAGAAGTTCCAGACCCAGCGCGGCCGCCCCGGCGAATATCGCACCGTCGATTGGATTGTTTTCGATGTGGAGGCGGGTTTTTTCAGCAACAAGGAAAAAAGTGAAGACGTCCCCAACGAAGTCTACGGTAAGCACAACCGGCCGATCTACGCCTTTGATCCGCCGGTCAAGTCGAACCGCAGCCACGGTGACTACATCTTCAGCCGGCCTGAGGACAGCATCTCCTCAAACTTCCTGGCGACGAACTTCCAGTACCGCCTCAGTGACAGCACCGTCCTCGTCCACGACAACGTCTTCGACGTCAACCGCGGCAACGTGGGCACGAGCAACATCAGCCTCGCCGTCGAACGCGAACCGCGCCTGGCCTATTTCTTCGGCTGGCGCTACATTCACGACACATCGAGCAACATCATCGCCTTTGGCGGCAATTACAAGCTCAGCGAAAAACACACCGTCGCCATTCGTGAACTGTATGACATCGACGAAGGGCGCAACGTCTCCACCGAGCTGGTCTATGTCCGCCGCTGGCCGCGCTGGTACAGCGCCGTCACCCTCGACGTGGACAAGACCCTCGACGACGTCGGCATCAACATCAGCTTCTGGCCCGAAGGCGCCCCCAACCTCGGCCTCGGCTCCAAACGCTACACCGGCCTCGGCGACTCGGTCGGATTGAATGTGCGATAA
- a CDS encoding polysaccharide biosynthesis/export family protein yields the protein MMSKSNLTKCVTVFAAILAMPACARTGQRVPAVAAFEPPELYQPFVGGAGLPEQLMNRPPYRLAPGDVLEIIYQVRNVPSDSPYELKIEDIIQIAFPYQNQFNQRLTVQGDGNIRCLLVGQVRAAGRTAGDLEDQLRHAYARYLKEPELTVVVEAANVKIVELKKAITTAPRGQSRLVPIKPDGTIDLPYIGEALVAGKTVNEAKKLLDARYAEEDLQEVEVTVQTLEFAPKRIFVMGEVQMPGGFESVAPITLLQALIRQGGPTARAMRSKIMLLRRQHLPIPQAIIFDLETLLHAQKPTEYGAAPDASLFRYDSYLVDGDIIYVPPTALAVANDWIDQVFTRGIRAVFPYNGYVGVNFGYQMYNAPSSFRTKNADQPFINSPVTP from the coding sequence ATGATGTCGAAGTCGAATCTCACGAAGTGCGTCACCGTATTTGCAGCCATTCTGGCAATGCCGGCGTGCGCGCGGACGGGACAGCGAGTTCCCGCCGTCGCAGCATTCGAACCTCCGGAGTTGTACCAGCCCTTTGTCGGCGGTGCGGGCCTGCCGGAACAACTGATGAACCGACCGCCTTATCGACTGGCGCCGGGCGACGTCCTGGAGATCATCTACCAGGTCAGGAACGTGCCCAGCGACTCGCCCTACGAATTGAAGATCGAGGACATCATTCAGATCGCGTTTCCCTACCAGAATCAGTTCAACCAGCGGTTGACCGTGCAGGGCGATGGCAACATCCGCTGCCTGCTCGTGGGCCAGGTGCGCGCGGCGGGCCGGACGGCCGGCGATCTGGAGGACCAGCTTCGTCATGCGTACGCGCGCTACCTCAAGGAACCGGAACTGACCGTCGTCGTCGAGGCGGCCAACGTGAAGATCGTCGAGTTGAAGAAGGCGATCACCACGGCCCCGCGCGGCCAATCGCGGCTCGTTCCGATCAAGCCGGATGGGACGATCGACCTGCCCTATATCGGCGAGGCCCTGGTGGCGGGGAAGACGGTCAACGAGGCCAAAAAACTGCTCGACGCGCGCTATGCGGAGGAAGACCTGCAGGAAGTCGAAGTGACGGTGCAGACGCTCGAATTCGCGCCGAAGCGTATTTTTGTGATGGGCGAGGTGCAGATGCCCGGCGGGTTCGAATCCGTTGCGCCAATTACACTGCTCCAGGCGCTCATTCGCCAGGGCGGGCCGACGGCGCGGGCGATGCGGTCGAAGATCATGCTCCTGCGACGGCAGCATCTGCCCATCCCGCAGGCGATCATCTTCGATCTGGAGACTTTATTGCACGCGCAGAAGCCGACCGAATACGGGGCGGCGCCGGACGCGAGCCTGTTCCGGTACGACTCGTACCTGGTGGATGGCGACATCATCTACGTCCCGCCGACGGCGCTCGCGGTGGCGAACGACTGGATCGACCAGGTATTCACGCGCGGCATTCGGGCGGTCTTTCCGTACAACGGCTATGTGGGCGTGAACTTCGGGTATCAGATGTACAACGCGCCGTCATCGTTTCGGACGAAAAACGCCGATCAGCCGTTTATCAACTCGCCCGTAACTCCGTAG